One Ranitomeya imitator isolate aRanImi1 chromosome 4, aRanImi1.pri, whole genome shotgun sequence genomic window, ccctcagtcccccggtttctggccgccgtcccctctctcagtcccccggtttctggccgccgtccCACCATTCCTCCTCTCCCCTCGTTCTCACCATGTTGCTGCTTTACTCTCGGTGGAGCGTCCTAGTTGCCATAGAGACCGCGGGGCCTTCTGGGAGCTCGGCGCAGCCGGTGACGTCATCGGTAGGCTCCGCAGTGTTGCCGGAAGTCGGTTGGAGGTCAGTGCGCGGAGACAGCAGCGGCCCCCAATCTGCCTGTCCGCCCCCCGGTCACACCGCCcccggggcatgctgggagttgtagtctcagCACTGATTTGTCAGATTCCACAATAAAGTGGAATTTTCTCAGTTATTGTTTTCATTTATTcagcattgattggctgcagccttcttATGTGGTGTAACCTGAGAAtctgagcgctgcagccaatcactggtcaccAGGAGGGCACAGAGTATGGAGGATGGGTGCTGAACGGGCGCAGGACCAAATGCGGTTAGTTTTGGTCTCGTTAAGAGTAAAAAGTCGTAAAACTATGGATAAGGGAGCAGCCAGCTGTACAGACAGATCGGAGCGAGTTCAGCCGCGGTGCTCGGACTGTGGTGTTCGGACTGCGGTGTTCGGACTGGCCGCGGTGCTCGGACTGTGGTGTTCGGACTGCGGTGCTCGGACTGCGGTGCTCGGACTGCCCACAGTGTTCGGACTGCGGTGCTCGGACTGCGGTGTTCGGACTGGCCGCGGTGCTCGGACTGTGGTGTTCGGACTGCCCACAGTGTTCGGACTGCGGTGCTCGGACTGTGGTGTTCGGACTGCGGTGTTCGGACTGGCCGCGGTGCTCGGACTGCGGTGCTCGGACTGCGGTGCTCGGACTGGCCGCGGTGCTCGGACTGTGGTGTTCGGACTGTGATGTTCGGACTGCGGTGCTCGGACTGGCCGCGGTGCTCGGACTGCGGTGCTCGGACTGCGGTGTTCGGACTGGCCGCGGTGCTCGGACTGTGGTGTTCGGACTGCCCACAGTGTTCGGACTGCGGTGCTCGGACTGCGGTGTTCGGACTGGCCGCGGTGCTCGGACTGCGGTGCTCGGACTGCCCACAGTGTTCGGACTGGCCGCGGTGCTCGGACTGTGGTGTTCGGACTGGCCGCGGTGCTCGGACTGCGGTGATCGGACTGTGATGTTCGGACTGCGGTGCTCGGACTGGCCGCGGTGCTCGGACTGCGGTGCTCGGACTGGCCGCGGTGCTCGGACTGTGGTGCTCGGACTGGCCGCGGTGCTCGGACTGCGGTGCTCGGACTGGCCGCGGTGCTCGGACTGTGGTGTTCGGACTGGCCGCGGTGCTCGGACTGTGGTGTTCGGACTGGCCGCGGTGCTCGGACTGTGGTGTTCGGACTGGCCGCGGTGCTCGGACTGTGGTGTTCGGACTGCCCACAGTGCTCGGACTGTGGTGTTCGGACTGGCCGCAGTGCTCGGACTGTGGTGCTCGGACTGGCCGCGGTGCTCAGACTGTGGTTTTCGGACTGCCCACAGTGCTTGGACTGGCCGCAGTGCTCGGACTGTGGTGTTCGGACTGCCCACAGTGCTCGGACTGGCCACAGTGCTCGGACTGCCCACAGTGCTCGGACTGGCCGCGGTGCTCAGACTGTGGTTTTCGGACTGCCCACAGTGCTCGGACTGGCCGAAGTGCTCGGACTGTGGTGTTCGGACTGGCCGCGGTGTTAGGACTGCCCACAGTGCTCGGACTGCCCACGGTGCTCGGACTGGCTGCGGTGCTCAATTGTGGTGATCGGACTGCCTACGGTGATCGGACTGGCCGCAGTACTCAGACTGGCCGCGGTGCTCGGACTGCCCACTGTGCTCGGACTGTGGTGTTCAGACTGGCCGCGGTGCTCGGACTGTTCGCGGTGCTCGGACTGGCCGCGGTGCTCGGACTGCCCGCGGTGTTCGGACTGCCCACGGTGCTCGGACTGGCCGCAGTGCTCAGACTGCCCACGGTGCTCGGACTGTGGTGTTCGGACTGCCTACAGTGATCGGACTGTGGTGTTTGGACTGGCCGTGGTGCTCGGACTGTGTTCGGACTGGCCGCGGTGCTCGGACTGTGGTGATCGGACTGGCTGCGGTGCTTGGACTGTGATCGGACTGGCCGCAGTGCTCGGACTGTGGTGTTCGGACTGGCCGCTGTGCTTGGTCTGGCCGGGGTTCTCTGGCCGCGGTGCTCGGACTCTGGTGCTCGGAGTGGTCGCTGTGCTTGGTCTCGCCGCGGTGCTCGGACTCTGGTGCTCGGAGTGGTTGCTGTGCTTGGTCTGGCCGGGGTTCTCTGGCCGCGGTGCTCGGACTCTGGTGCTCGGAGTGGTCACTGTGCTTGGTCTGGCCGGGGTTCTCTGGCTGCGGTGCTCGGACTCTGGTGCTCGGAGTGGTCGCTGTGCTTGGTCTGGCCGAGGTTCTCTGGCCGCGGTGCTCGGACTCTGGTGCTCGGAGTGGTTGCTGTGCTTGATCTGGCCGGGGTTCTCTGGCCGTAGTGCTCTGACTGGTCACTGTGCTTGGTCTGGCCGGGGTTCTCTGGCCGCGGTGCTCGGACTGGTTGCTGTGCTTGGTCTGGCCGGGGTTCTCTGGCCGCGGTGCTCGGACTCTGGTGCTCGGAGTGGTCACTGTGCTTGGTCTGGCCGGGGTTCTCTGGCTGCGGTGCTCGGAGTGGTCGCTGTGCTTGGTCTCGCCGCGGTGCTCGGACTCTGGTGCTCGGAGTGGTTGCTGTGCTTGGTCTGGCCGGGGTTCTCTGGCCGCGGTGCTCGGACTCTGGTGCTCGGAGTGGTCGCTGTGCTTGGTCTGGCCGGGGTTCTCTGGCCGTGGTGCTCGGACTCTGGTGCTTGGAGTGGTTGCTGTGCTTGGTCTGGCCGGGGTTCTCTGGCCGCGGTGCTCGGACTGTGGTGCTCGGAGTGGTTGCTGTGCTTGGTCTGGCCGGGGTTCTCTGGCCGCGGTGCTCGGACTCTGGTGCTCGGAGTGGTTGCTGTGCTTGGTCTGGCCGGGGTTCTCTGGCCGCGGTGCTCGGACTCTGGTGCTCGGAGTGGTTGCTGTGCTTGGTCTGGCCGGGGTTCTCTGGCCGCGGTGCTCGGAGTGGTCGCTGTGCTTGGTCTGGCCGAGGTTCTCTGGCCGCGGTGCTCGGACTCTGGTGCTCGGAGTGGTTGCTGTGCTTGGTCTGGCCGGGGTTCTCTGGCCG contains:
- the LOC138673828 gene encoding pneumococcal serine-rich repeat protein-like; translation: MNRSHLGQESHGQSNTPASPSTAAREPRPDQAQRPVRAPESEHRGQRTPARPSTATTPSTRVRAPRPENLGQTKHSDHSEHRGQRTPARPSTATTPSTRVRAPRPENPGQTKHSNHSEHQSPSTAAREPRPDQAQQPLRAPQSEHRGQRTPARPSTATTPSTRVRAPRPENPGQTKHSDHSEHQSPSTAAREPRPDQAQQPLRAPESEHRGETKHSDHSEHRSQRTPARPSTVTTPSTRVRAPRPENPGQTKHSNQSEHRGQRTPARPSTVTSQSTTAREPRPDQAQQPLRAPESEHRGQRTSARPSTATTPSTRVRAPQPENPGQTKHSDHSEHQSPSTAAREPRPDQAQQPLRAPESEHRGETKHSDHSEHQSPSTAAREPRPDQAQRPVRTPQSEHCGQSDHSPSTAASPITTVRAPRPVRTQSEHHGQSKHHSPITSEHFGQSEHCGQSENHSLSTAASPSTVGSPSTVASPSTVGSPNTTVRALRPVQALWAVRKPQSEHRGQSEHHSPSTAASPNTTVRALWAVRTPQSEHRGQSEHHSPSTAASPNTTVRAPRPVRTPQSEHRGQSEHRSPSTAASPSTTVRAPRPVRAPQSEHRGQSEHRSPNITVRSPQSEHRGQSEHHSPSTAASPNTVGSPSTAVRAPRPVRTPQSEHRSPNTVGSPNTTVRAPRPVRTPQSEHRSPSTAASPSTAVRTSQSEHHSPSTAASPSTAVRAPQSEHRGQSEHRSPNTTVRAPQSEHCGQSEHHSPSTAASPNTAVRAPQSEHCGQSEHRSPSTAVRTPQSEHRGQSEHRSPNTTVRAPRLNSLRSVCTAGCSLIHSFTTFYS